From Ascochyta rabiei chromosome 16, complete sequence, the proteins below share one genomic window:
- a CDS encoding Dipeptidyl-peptidase IV yields MRSFAVIAAALPLIQAIEPPRFPHQPLGSSNSTTRLNYNITTDAPGRLTASTRAFSWVSTGADGDYIYTGTDGSFLFENVATGESSTFLSAEKVPADYWDYFISGDASHVLWAVNYTKEYRHSYYADYLVQNVETGETISLDPESNGTIQYAEWSPVSSSQIAFVKGNNLYIWNDGNVTQITENGGPDWFNAIPDWVYEEEIFGDRYALWYSPDGEKIAFLSFNETGVGTFRIPYYMDDAEVAPVYARELELRYPKVGTKNPTVGFHLLDVASGEVETVAIDAFPEDDLVIGEVNWLTDAHSKVIYRAFNRVQDLEKYVVVDVEAGTSSVVRERDGTDGWLENLIATRYLGAVQTANASYGNATEYYLDLSDESGWNHIYLFPVDGGEPIALTSGEFEVLSILKIDAKRGLVYYTSTEHHSTESHVYSVNFKTGDKKALVDDSVSAFWTASFSSGGSYYVLRYAGPDVPYQELYSINSTAPVRTIVDNKALYDNLTTYNLPNITYLDLEHPSGFTLDAMLRLPPNFDPSKKYPLLLIPYGGPNAKEVYKQFSPLNWKAYVASDPELEYITLTVDNRGTGRKGREFRSTVTKNLGDLEAQDQIWAAKELAKKSWVDSEHIGIFGWSYGGYLSSKVVEVGDDIISFALITAPVSDWRFYDSIYTERYMKLPEDNVEGYNKSRVHDATGFQKIAGGVVIQHGTGDDNVHFQNSAALVDLLMGARVTPEKMQNTFFTDSDHSIVYNNGGKFLYRQLTKKMYEEKHREGDSKGSHQWSKKDLQRRWIG; encoded by the exons ATGCGTTCGTTCGCGGTCATTGCTGCGGCTCTGCCGTTGATACAGGCCATTGAGCCCCCAAGGTTCCCGCATCAGCCACTCGGAAGCAGCAACTCCACCACTCGTCTGAACTACAACATCACCACAGACGCTCCTGGGCGATTGACTGCTTCTACAAGGGCCTTTAGCTGGGTTAGCACGGGTGCAGACGGTGACTACATTTACACTGGCACCGATGGCTCGTTCTTGTTCGAGAACGTTGCAACTGGCGAGTCATCGACGTTTCTGTCTGCCGAGAAGGTTCCGGCTGATTACTGGGACTACTTCATCTCTGGCGATGCTAGCCACGTGCTATGGGCAGTGAACTACACCAAGGAATACAG GCATTCATACTACGCCGACTACCTTGTCCAGAACGTTGAGACTGGGGAAACAATCTCGCTTGATCCCGAGTCGAACGGCACTATTCAGTATGCTGAGTGGAGCCCTGTCTCCTCGTCCCAAATTGCCTTCGTCAAGGGCAACAACCTCTACATCTGGAACGACGGTAACGTCACTCAAATCACCGAGAATGGCGGACCGGATTGGTTCAATGCCATACCTGACTGGGTGTACGAGGAAGAGATCTTTGGTGACCGCTATGCTCTGTGGTACAGCCCTGACGGCGAGAAGATCGCCTTTTTGAGCTTCAATGAGACCGGCGTCGGTACTTTCCGCATCCCCTACTACATGGACGATGCCGAAGTTGCCCCTGTCTACGCTCGCGAGCTGGAGCTGCGCTACCCTAAGGTCGGCACCAAGAACCCCACTGTTGGCTTCCACCTGCTTGATGTGGCATCTGGTGAAGTGGAGACTGTTGCCATTGATGCCTTCCCCGAGGATGACCTTGTCATTGGAGAAGTTAACTGGCTCACCGACGCGCACAGCAAGGTCATCTACCGTGCCTTCAACCGTGTGCAGGATCTCGAGAAGTACGTCGTTGTCGATGTCGAGGCGGGCACTTCCTCTGTTGTTCGTGAGCGCGACGGTACCGATGGCTGGCTCGAGAATCTGATTGCCACTCGATACCTCGGCGCTGTCCAGACTGCCAACGCTTCTTACGGAAATGCCACTGAGTACTACCTCGACCTTTCTGACGAAAGCGGTTGGAACCACATCTATCTCTTTCCTGTCGACGGCGGCGAGCCTATCGCTCTCACCTCGGGCGAGTTCGAGGTGCTTTCTATCTTGAAGATCGACGCCAAGCGCGGTCTCGTCTACTACACTTCCACCGAGCACCACAGCACAGAGTCGCACGTCTACTCTGTCAACTTCAAGACCGGTGACAAGAAAGCCCTCGTTGACGACAGCGTCTCAGCTTTCTGGACGGCCTCTTTCTCCTCTGGTGGTTCTTACTACGTCCTCCGCTACGCTGGACCCGATGTTCCGTACCAGGAGCTCTACTCGATCAACTCGACCGCTCCCGTCCGCACCATTGTTGACAACAAGGCCCTGTACGACAACCTCACCACCTATAACTTGCCCAACATCACCTACCTAGACCTCGAGCACCCGTCTGGCTTCACTCTTGACGCTATGCTTCGTTTACCCCCCAACTTCGATCCCAGCAAGAAGTATCCTCTTCTTCTCATTCCTTACGGTGGTCCCAACGCCAAGGAGGTATACAAGCAATTCAGCCCTCTTAACTGGAAGGCTTACGTTGCGTCTGACCCTGAGTTGGAGTACATTACCCTGACTGTTGACAACCGGGGCACAGGTCGCAAGGGTCGTGAGTTCCGCTCCACGGTGACCAAGAATCTCGGAGACCTCGAAGCGCAGGACCAGATCTGGGCTGCCAAGGAGCTGGCGAAGAAGTCGTGGGTGGACAGCGAGCACATCGGTATCTTCGGCTGGTCGTACGGCGGTTACCTTTCGTCAAAGGTCGTTGAGGTCGGCGACGACATCATCTCCTTCGCTCTCATCACTGCGCCTGTCAGCGACTGGCGCTTCTACGACTCCATCTATACTGAGCGCTACATGAAGCTTCCCGAGGACAACGTAGAGGGCTACAACAAATCCCGCGTGCACGACGCCACCGGCTTCCAGAAGATCGCCGGTGGTGTTGTCATCCAGCACGGTACGGGTGACGATAACGTGCACTTCCAGAACTCGGCTGCCCTTGTCGATTTGCTGATGGGTGCTCGCGTGACCCCGGAGAAGATGCAGAACACCTTCTTCACGGACAGCGACCACAGCATCGTGTACAACAACGGTGGCAAGTTCTTGTACAGACAGTTGACCAAGAAGATGTATGAGGAGAAGCACAGGGAGGGCGACTCCAAGGGTAGCCACCAGTGGAGCAAGAAGGATCTACAGAGGAGGTGGATTGGGTGA